The following coding sequences lie in one Rutidosis leptorrhynchoides isolate AG116_Rl617_1_P2 chromosome 6, CSIRO_AGI_Rlap_v1, whole genome shotgun sequence genomic window:
- the LOC139851843 gene encoding chaperone protein dnaJ GFA2, mitochondrial-like isoform X2: MARSHVTKFISLIARRSLSHPLYELPVKGGYRKFGSLSQNRVLNAPSYRNVNSRYRGILGTILANCGSSRSIHGTAFMSSSDYYDTLGVNRSASSSEIKKAYYGLAKKWHPDANKDDPEAEKRFQEVSKAYEVLKDEDKRANYDQLGHENYEASVSGGAGPGAGGPWSNPFDDIFGFGGFQRQFRGEDVKVLADLSFMEAVQGCSKTLSYITELLCDACGGSGVPPGTRPETCKRCKGAGVIVTQNGMMRMQITCSQCGGSGKFVKDFCKSCNGQRVVKGTKSVKVNFMPGVDTNEEMRISRSGGADPDGNQPGDLYVLIKVREDPIFRRVGANIHVNATINFTQAILGGTFKVPTLTGEVTLKVRAGTQPGQAVTLKGKGIKTRTSYSYGNQYVHFNVSIPTNLTQRQRELIEEFSKVERDEDEKPVAAAAAGGSV; the protein is encoded by the exons ATGGCTCGATCTCACGTTACTAAATTCATCTCCTTGATTGCTCGCCGCTCACTTTCTCACCCA TTATATGAATTGCCGGTTAAAGGTGGGTATAGAAAGTTTGGATCTTTGAGCCAGAATAGGGTTTTGAACGCTCCCAGTTATAGAAACG TTAATTCAAGATATAGGGGGATTCTTGGTACGATTTTGGCGAATTGTGGCTCTTCAAGATCAATTCATGGCACTg CCTTTATGTCTTCAAGTGATTATTACGATACTCTTGGAGTGAACAGGAGTGCGTCTTCTTCAGAAATTAAGAAAGCATATTACGGG CTTGCAAAAAAATGGCATCCAGATGCTAATAAAGATGATCCAGAAGCAGAAAAGAGATTTCAAGAAGTATCAAAGGCATATGAG GTTCTGAAAGATGAGGATAAACGAGCAAATTATGACCAG CTTGGTCATGAAAATTATGAAGCCAGTGTTAGTGGTGGAGCTGGCCCAGGTGCAGGTGGTCCATGGAGTAATCCTTTCGATGAT ATATTTGGTTTTGGCGGATTTCAGAGGCAATTCAGAGGCGAGGATGTTAAg GTTCTTGCCGATCTTTCTTTTATGGAAGCtgtgcaaggatgttcgaaaactTTGTCATACATTACCGAGTTGCTTTGTGATGCTTGCG GTGGGTCCGGTGTTCCACCAGGAACAAGGCCCGAGACATGTAAGCGTTGTAAAGGAGCTGGTGTG ATTGTCACTCAAAATGGTATGATGAGAATGCAAATTACTTGCTCTCAGTGTGGCGGAAGTGGAAAGTTTGTCAAG GATTTTTGCAAGTCATGTAATGGTCAGCGGGTTGTAAAAGGAACAAAATCGGTCAAAGTAAACTTTATGCCAG GAGTGGACACAAATGAAGAAATGAGGATATCTAGAAGTGGTGGAGCTGATCCCGATGGCAATCAGCCGGGCGATCTTTATGTTCTTATCAAG GTGCGAGAAGACCCCATCTTCCGAAGAGTTGGAGCCAACATTCATGTTAATGCCACCATTAATTTTACTCAG GCAATTTTGGGAGGAACCTTTAAAGTCCCAACATTAACAGGAGAAGTAACTCTTAAG GTTCGTGCTGGAACCCAACCAGGTCAAGCAGTAACGCTAAAGGGAAAAG GAATTAAAACTAGGACCTCTTATTCGTATGGGAATCAATATGTACACTTCAATGTCAGCATCCCGAC GAACTTAACACAGAGACAACGCGAGTTGATTGAAGAGTTTAGTAAAGTTGAGAGGGATGAAGACGAGAAGCCAGTTGCTGCTGCCGCTGCCGGAGGGTCGGTCTAG
- the LOC139851843 gene encoding chaperone protein dnaJ GFA2, mitochondrial-like isoform X1, translated as MARSHVTKFISLIARRSLSHPLYELPVKGGYRKFGSLSQNRVLNAPSYRNVVNSRYRGILGTILANCGSSRSIHGTAFMSSSDYYDTLGVNRSASSSEIKKAYYGLAKKWHPDANKDDPEAEKRFQEVSKAYEVLKDEDKRANYDQLGHENYEASVSGGAGPGAGGPWSNPFDDIFGFGGFQRQFRGEDVKVLADLSFMEAVQGCSKTLSYITELLCDACGGSGVPPGTRPETCKRCKGAGVIVTQNGMMRMQITCSQCGGSGKFVKDFCKSCNGQRVVKGTKSVKVNFMPGVDTNEEMRISRSGGADPDGNQPGDLYVLIKVREDPIFRRVGANIHVNATINFTQAILGGTFKVPTLTGEVTLKVRAGTQPGQAVTLKGKGIKTRTSYSYGNQYVHFNVSIPTNLTQRQRELIEEFSKVERDEDEKPVAAAAAGGSV; from the exons ATGGCTCGATCTCACGTTACTAAATTCATCTCCTTGATTGCTCGCCGCTCACTTTCTCACCCA TTATATGAATTGCCGGTTAAAGGTGGGTATAGAAAGTTTGGATCTTTGAGCCAGAATAGGGTTTTGAACGCTCCCAGTTATAGAAACG TAGTTAATTCAAGATATAGGGGGATTCTTGGTACGATTTTGGCGAATTGTGGCTCTTCAAGATCAATTCATGGCACTg CCTTTATGTCTTCAAGTGATTATTACGATACTCTTGGAGTGAACAGGAGTGCGTCTTCTTCAGAAATTAAGAAAGCATATTACGGG CTTGCAAAAAAATGGCATCCAGATGCTAATAAAGATGATCCAGAAGCAGAAAAGAGATTTCAAGAAGTATCAAAGGCATATGAG GTTCTGAAAGATGAGGATAAACGAGCAAATTATGACCAG CTTGGTCATGAAAATTATGAAGCCAGTGTTAGTGGTGGAGCTGGCCCAGGTGCAGGTGGTCCATGGAGTAATCCTTTCGATGAT ATATTTGGTTTTGGCGGATTTCAGAGGCAATTCAGAGGCGAGGATGTTAAg GTTCTTGCCGATCTTTCTTTTATGGAAGCtgtgcaaggatgttcgaaaactTTGTCATACATTACCGAGTTGCTTTGTGATGCTTGCG GTGGGTCCGGTGTTCCACCAGGAACAAGGCCCGAGACATGTAAGCGTTGTAAAGGAGCTGGTGTG ATTGTCACTCAAAATGGTATGATGAGAATGCAAATTACTTGCTCTCAGTGTGGCGGAAGTGGAAAGTTTGTCAAG GATTTTTGCAAGTCATGTAATGGTCAGCGGGTTGTAAAAGGAACAAAATCGGTCAAAGTAAACTTTATGCCAG GAGTGGACACAAATGAAGAAATGAGGATATCTAGAAGTGGTGGAGCTGATCCCGATGGCAATCAGCCGGGCGATCTTTATGTTCTTATCAAG GTGCGAGAAGACCCCATCTTCCGAAGAGTTGGAGCCAACATTCATGTTAATGCCACCATTAATTTTACTCAG GCAATTTTGGGAGGAACCTTTAAAGTCCCAACATTAACAGGAGAAGTAACTCTTAAG GTTCGTGCTGGAACCCAACCAGGTCAAGCAGTAACGCTAAAGGGAAAAG GAATTAAAACTAGGACCTCTTATTCGTATGGGAATCAATATGTACACTTCAATGTCAGCATCCCGAC GAACTTAACACAGAGACAACGCGAGTTGATTGAAGAGTTTAGTAAAGTTGAGAGGGATGAAGACGAGAAGCCAGTTGCTGCTGCCGCTGCCGGAGGGTCGGTCTAG
- the LOC139851693 gene encoding probable aminotransferase TAT2, which produces MPDDTSALTKNTWRFRGNPEPKEEPRTMIRGALTFLMSNLNKSDNRPVIPMSITEPSAFECFKTTQVATQAVTDVVRSNKFNGYASPSVGILPARRAVAEHLSKDLPDKLSPDNVFLTLGCRQAMHCILHALGGSKSNILIPKPYFPYYDYFPELHNFEVRFFNLLPEKNWEIDIDSLRAAADENTVAMIITNPGNPCANVFTYRHLEKVAETAKTLGILVISDEVYAHIVFGESPFVPMGVFASITPVVTIGSISKRWLVPGWRMGWVVTHDPNGILKEHGIPQSMKRFLDISPNPPTIIQAALPDILANTKDDFFSKTLNIIKEDANSFYEGIKHVPGMTCPTKPEGSMSTMVKLDLSVFEDIEDDMNFCLKLAKEESVIILPGVSVGLSNWLRITFAIDPLFLEDGMKRLKDFCERHSKKM; this is translated from the exons ATGCCAGATGACACGTCAGCGTTGACGAAGAACACATGGAGATTTCGGGGGAACCCAGAGCCGAAAGAGGAGCCACGTACGATGATTAGAGGGGCACTCACTTTTCTTATGTCAAATCTTAACAAATCTGATAACAGACCTGTCATTCCTATGTCCATCACTGAACCTTCGGCTTTCGAGTGCTTTAAAACCACCCAAGTTGCTACCCAAGCCGTAACTGACGTTGTGCGGTCTAATAAGTTTAATGGTTATGCTTCTCCCTCTGTTGGTATTCTTCCAGCTAGAAG AGCTGTAGCAGAGCACCTCTCTAAGGATCTTCCCGACAAGCTATCACCGGATAACGTGTTCCTGACACTAGGATGTCGTCAAGCGATGCATTGCATATTACATGCTCTTGGAGGATCCAAATCAAACATACTAATCCCAAAACCATACTTCCCATATTATGATTATTTTCCCGAATTACACAATTTTGAAGTCCGTTTCTTCAACCTTCTTCCTGAGAAAAATTGGGAAATTGATATCGATTCGCTTAGAGCTGCTGCAGATGAAAATACCGTTGCCATGATTATTACTAATCCTGGAAACCCTTGTGCGAATGTTTTCACTTACCGACATCTAGAAAAG GTTGCTGAGACTGCGAAAACTCTTGGGATATTAGTGATTTCTGATGAAGTTTACGCCCATATTGTTTTTGGCGAAAGCCCATTTGTTCCAATGGGAGTTTTTGCATCTATCACCCCTGTTGTTACAATTGGATCCATATCAAAACGTTGGCTTGTTCCTGGTTGGCGAATGGGATGGGTCGTTACACATGATCCTAATGGCATCCTTAAAGAACATGGG ATTCCTCAAAGCATGAAACGATTTCTTGATATATCTCCAAACCCACCAACAATAATCCAG GCTGCACTTCCTGATATACTTGCCAACACGAAAGATGATTTCTTTTCGAAAACATTAAATATCATTAAAGAAGATGCAAACTCCTTTTACGAAGGAATTAAACACGTCCCTGGTATGACGTGCCCAACTAAGCCTGAAGGATCGATGTCTACTATG GTGAAATTGGATCTATCTGTGTTCGAAGACATCGAAGATGATATGAACTTTTGTCTCAAGCTTGCTAAAGAAGAATCTGTTATAATCCTTCCAG GTGTAAGTGTGGGACTTTCGAATTGGCTGCGAATAACATTCGCTATTGATCCATTATTCCTTGAAGATGGCATGAAAAGGCTTAAAGATTTCTGCGAAAGGCACTCCAAAAAAATGTAA
- the LOC139851692 gene encoding protein VACUOLELESS GAMETOPHYTES-like — translation MAEHQHFNHPHLLKFHKFGLEGASITCTGCKFPCTDDKPIYSCRGCKFYLHEQCFNATRSLIHSLHPAHPLSLFPSPTYQTGSFICSSCNKRGTGFCFCCTTCEFDLHVHCAYNKSKNNSSNSNSDNNNNFQQKTGTTSHPQDKIKIKAHPNHPLQYLPKPPTHADGLNTCNVCGTDCEANSPTYRCSICDYDAHVGCVSLPETEKRQDHPHELKLLHVNPYERYECDVCKGMILQNHCMYLCKSGCDYGMHVKCVSAKVTEKAPMNDMQFQVEMFKLQNQMKLHQMMIDTKTMGISGYHHNPYYRR, via the coding sequence ATGGCTGAACACCAACATTTTAATCACCCACACTTGCTCAAATTCCACAAATTTGGTTTAGAAGGCGCATCAATCACTTGTACAGGCTGCAAGTTTCCTTGTACCGACGACAAACCAATCTACTCATGTCGCGGCTGCAAGTTCTATCTTCACGAACAATGCTTCAATGCAACACGATCATTGATCCATTCGTTACACCCCGCCCACCCTCTCTCGTTGTTCCCATCTCCAACGTACCAAACGGGCTCCTTCATTTGCAGCTCGTGTAATAAACGAGGTACGGGCTTTTGTTTTTGTTGTACCACTTGTGAGTTTGATCTCCACGTCCATTGCGCTTAtaacaaaagtaaaaataatagcagtaacagtaatagtgataataataacaattttcagCAGAAAACGGGGACAACATCACATCCACAAGATAAAATCAAAATAAAAGCGCACCCGAACCACCCTTTACAGTATCTCCCGAAACCACCAACTCACGCGGATGGTTTAAACACGTGCAACGTGTGTGGTACTGACTGTGAAGCCAATAGTCCAACATACCGTTGTAGTATTTGCGACTACGATGCACATGTGGGGTGTGTTAGTTTGCCAGAAACGGAAAAACGACAAGATCATCCACACGAGCTTAAATTACTTCATGTGAATCCATACGAACGATATGAATGTGATGTTTGTAAAGGCATGATTTTGCAAAATCATTGTATGTACCTTTGTAAGTCGGGTTGTGATTATGGTATGCACGTTAAGTGTGTGTCGGCTAAGGTAACAGAGAAAGCACCGATGAACGATATGCAGTTTCAAGTCGAAATGTTTAAGCTACAGAATCAGATGAAACTGCATCAAATGATGATTGATACCAAAACAATGGGAATTAGCGGGTATCATCATAATCCTTATTATCGTCGCTAA